In a genomic window of Elusimicrobiota bacterium:
- a CDS encoding TonB-dependent receptor: MYKRFICALLLAYGAAAGAAASDDGAELEEVVVTASKTPLSKKRATQSVQVITSEEISRQQVTEVHELLRDVAGLSVTQTGSRGGTVSIFSRGGSANHNLVLIDGVRVNRSGGTFDFADLSLANIERIEVVRGAASALYGSDAIGSVIHIITKKGRGAPRVDVSVAGGSYRTFEEKLSLSAGAGDNGGYSIGVSKVDSKGFLPINNGYNSLGLSGSLQQKLYDKLDLSLTGNYSDGEFKFPTELAGDRLQAALDPRQFRRTKRTTIGADLTLPVHEAWTHRLQLGVNQEHRFQKDPRDPGVDTTDLQIQTLEGRRSVDYSWNVRLPEFASIRSEMIAGIAWERETLEETRRNISAANVTTAQATDIGRENHAYYLQTQLNWKDAAFLTPGVRFEDNQTFGRATIPRLSGGVFVAKTGTKVRGSWAKGITEPSFFQTFGGGTTVGNPDLRPERVETWEAGLDQYLLDNAVELNATYFSNQYTDLIARVAPMNVNIQSAESAGFETTVRGRLKWPQELVTTLSLSHTYLETKALADGGVGGTSFPPGQQLLRRPKHRGAVTLDVAGKRFSVNANATLQGRSLDQDWSLGVNNPRRVSLPGYVKTDLTATAIVYSGRPEVRLFARAENLFDRRYEEAFGFSTPGFRLLAGTAVRF; the protein is encoded by the coding sequence ATGTATAAGCGATTCATCTGCGCGCTATTGCTCGCCTACGGGGCTGCGGCCGGTGCCGCCGCCTCGGACGATGGAGCTGAATTGGAAGAAGTGGTGGTCACGGCGTCGAAGACGCCGCTCTCCAAGAAGCGGGCCACGCAGTCGGTCCAGGTCATCACGTCCGAGGAAATCTCGCGCCAGCAGGTCACCGAGGTTCACGAGCTTCTGCGGGACGTGGCGGGACTGAGCGTGACCCAAACGGGCAGCCGGGGCGGTACGGTCTCGATCTTCTCCCGCGGCGGCAGCGCCAACCATAACCTGGTGCTTATCGATGGCGTGAGGGTCAATCGCTCGGGCGGGACTTTCGACTTTGCCGACCTCTCGCTGGCGAACATTGAGAGAATCGAGGTCGTTCGGGGCGCTGCTAGTGCCCTATATGGATCGGACGCCATCGGGTCGGTCATCCATATCATCACGAAAAAGGGCCGCGGCGCACCGCGCGTGGACGTCAGCGTCGCCGGAGGCAGCTACCGCACCTTCGAGGAGAAGCTCTCGCTCTCGGCTGGCGCCGGCGATAACGGCGGATATTCCATCGGCGTGTCCAAGGTGGATTCAAAGGGATTCCTCCCCATCAACAACGGCTACAACTCCCTGGGCCTGTCCGGTTCCCTGCAACAGAAGCTCTACGACAAGCTCGACCTGTCCCTGACGGGCAATTACAGCGACGGAGAGTTCAAATTCCCCACGGAATTGGCCGGCGACCGCCTGCAGGCCGCGCTCGACCCGAGACAGTTCCGACGGACGAAGCGAACGACGATCGGCGCCGACCTGACTTTGCCCGTCCACGAGGCCTGGACCCATCGCCTCCAGCTCGGCGTCAACCAGGAGCACCGCTTCCAGAAGGACCCCAGAGACCCCGGCGTCGATACGACGGATCTTCAAATCCAGACGCTGGAGGGGCGCCGGTCCGTCGACTATTCCTGGAATGTGCGACTGCCCGAGTTCGCCTCCATCCGTTCTGAAATGATCGCAGGCATCGCCTGGGAACGGGAGACGCTGGAGGAGACTCGGCGCAATATCTCCGCGGCGAACGTGACGACGGCGCAAGCCACCGACATCGGGCGAGAGAACCACGCTTATTATCTCCAGACGCAGCTCAACTGGAAAGACGCGGCCTTTCTGACACCGGGCGTTCGTTTCGAGGACAACCAGACGTTCGGACGAGCGACGATCCCCCGCCTATCGGGAGGCGTCTTCGTGGCCAAGACAGGCACCAAGGTGCGCGGGAGCTGGGCCAAGGGTATCACCGAACCGAGTTTTTTTCAGACGTTCGGCGGCGGCACCACCGTCGGCAATCCTGACCTCCGGCCCGAGCGCGTGGAGACCTGGGAGGCGGGGCTTGATCAATACCTCTTGGACAACGCGGTGGAGCTTAACGCCACGTACTTTTCCAATCAGTACACGGACCTCATCGCGCGCGTCGCTCCGATGAACGTCAACATCCAGTCGGCGGAATCGGCGGGCTTTGAGACGACCGTCCGAGGACGCCTCAAGTGGCCGCAGGAGCTGGTGACCACCTTATCACTATCGCACACCTACCTCGAGACCAAGGCCCTGGCCGATGGCGGCGTGGGCGGCACGAGCTTTCCTCCCGGTCAGCAGCTCCTGCGCCGACCGAAGCACCGCGGCGCAGTAACGCTCGATGTGGCGGGAAAGAGATTCAGCGTCAACGCCAACGCCACGCTCCAGGGCCGTTCGCTCGACCAGGACTGGTCCCTCGGCGTCAACAACCCGCGACGTGTCTCGCTCCCGGGCTATGTCAAGACCGACTTGACGGCGACGGCGATCGTCTACTCCGGCCGTCCTGAAGTCCGGCTCTTCGCGCGCGCTGAGAACCTCTTCGACCGGCGCTACGAGGAGGCCTTCGGATTCTCAACGCCCGGTTTCCGGCTTCTCGCGGGCACTGCTGTGAGGTTCTAG
- the cobU gene encoding bifunctional adenosylcobinamide kinase/adenosylcobinamide-phosphate guanylyltransferase yields MLTLVLGGARSGKSRHALALAHEHGVSVVFVATCVPRDGEMFDKVARHRLERPSGWITIEHPADLTRALDPHEGKADAALIDCLTLYLSEALIKGEDQDSILDRVERFCRYAQSSPLPIIVVSNEVGFGIVPETPLGRAFRDLAGSANQIAARLAQNVWLVAAGIPLSLKAQSSVRSLT; encoded by the coding sequence ATGTTGACTCTCGTTCTCGGCGGCGCGCGCAGCGGCAAGAGTCGTCATGCCCTCGCCCTGGCGCATGAACACGGCGTGTCGGTGGTCTTTGTCGCGACGTGTGTTCCTCGCGATGGGGAGATGTTCGACAAGGTCGCGAGGCACCGCCTCGAGAGGCCCTCCGGATGGATCACGATCGAGCACCCTGCTGATTTGACGCGCGCCCTCGATCCGCACGAGGGTAAGGCGGACGCCGCGCTGATCGACTGCCTTACTCTCTACCTGTCCGAGGCTCTTATTAAAGGAGAGGACCAAGACTCGATCCTGGATCGGGTCGAGCGATTTTGCCGGTACGCTCAGAGCTCCCCGTTGCCCATCATCGTCGTATCCAATGAGGTGGGGTTCGGGATCGTCCCGGAGACGCCGCTTGGAAGGGCGTTTCGCGACCTCGCGGGCAGCGCGAACCAGATAGCGGCCCGATTGGCCCAGAACGTCTGGCTCGTCGCGGCCGGCATTCCGCTTTCTCTCAAAGCTCAGTCCTCGGTAAGGAGCCTTACATGA
- a CDS encoding histidine phosphatase family protein, with translation MTLLLARHGECTASGTYCGRTDAPLTAKGREQAAALAHVIAPYPIAACFTSSLLRARETAQIALNGRGVPLLVDDRLREVDFGTWEGLTYAEIERGWPQLISTWLSDPSRVDIPAGEPFSSLRHRVRAFLSEHAQSASDDCVLIIAHGGPLAVIGLELLGRPDNEFFDHVPRLGSLRPIDVPLRKILPC, from the coding sequence ATGACGCTGTTGTTGGCTCGCCACGGCGAATGCACGGCCTCCGGCACGTATTGCGGACGGACCGACGCGCCGCTGACGGCAAAGGGACGGGAGCAGGCTGCGGCGCTGGCCCACGTCATCGCTCCGTATCCCATTGCGGCCTGCTTCACCAGTTCGTTGCTGCGCGCCCGTGAGACGGCTCAGATCGCTCTCAACGGCCGGGGCGTCCCGCTGTTAGTCGACGATCGCTTGCGCGAGGTCGATTTCGGGACGTGGGAAGGCCTTACGTACGCTGAGATCGAGCGCGGCTGGCCTCAACTCATTTCCACCTGGCTCTCCGACCCATCCCGGGTCGACATTCCCGCGGGCGAGCCATTCTCATCGTTGCGCCACCGCGTGCGCGCCTTCCTAAGCGAACATGCGCAATCCGCGTCGGACGATTGCGTTCTCATCATAGCGCACGGAGGACCGCTCGCCGTGATCGGCCTGGAGCTCCTTGGACGTCCTGACAACGAGTTCTTTGATCACGTGCCGCGTTTAGGAAGCTTGCGGCCGATCGATGTGCCGCTTCGGAAGATCCTCCCATGTTGA
- a CDS encoding iron chelate uptake ABC transporter family permease subunit, with the protein MKPPKRLRYVFVGLGLLIVLAVVAGTAFGSVDIPLRKTVMILLSRLSSFLGAANWTRIQEIILIEVRLPRVLLACTVGGGLALAGAIMQGIFRNPMADPGIIGATGGGALGAVIALYMGWAADRIYTLPAAAFLGAWTCSLLVYLLSTERGKTSMTMLLLSGIAVGGMASSLTSLVLSLSLKNAELGRQIVFWLLGGLDFKGWTHVRIAAVVILPASLVAIAFSRDLNAMLLGEEGAQNVGVDVRNAKRWLLALASLITGAAVAVSGGVAFVGLIVPHLVRLVLGPDHRSLLPASFLAGASFLTAADLLCRMAIPPEELRLGVVTAMVGGPFFLYLLLKKRGEIGC; encoded by the coding sequence ATGAAGCCGCCCAAGAGACTCCGCTACGTCTTCGTCGGACTCGGGCTGCTCATCGTCCTCGCTGTCGTTGCGGGCACTGCCTTTGGCAGCGTCGACATTCCGCTAAGGAAGACCGTAATGATCCTTCTGAGCCGTTTATCGTCTTTCTTGGGGGCCGCGAATTGGACAAGAATTCAGGAAATCATCCTCATCGAAGTCCGCCTCCCTCGTGTCCTTTTGGCTTGCACGGTCGGCGGCGGCTTGGCTTTGGCGGGAGCGATCATGCAGGGGATTTTCCGCAACCCAATGGCCGACCCCGGCATCATCGGAGCGACGGGCGGCGGGGCCTTGGGCGCCGTCATCGCTTTATATATGGGCTGGGCCGCGGATCGGATTTATACGTTGCCGGCGGCCGCCTTTTTGGGCGCGTGGACTTGCTCGTTGTTGGTTTATCTGTTGTCCACGGAGCGTGGGAAAACCTCCATGACGATGCTGCTGCTGTCGGGCATCGCTGTCGGCGGCATGGCTTCCTCGCTCACCTCTCTCGTATTGTCCTTGTCGCTCAAGAACGCCGAACTTGGGCGACAGATCGTGTTCTGGCTCCTTGGAGGGCTGGATTTCAAGGGCTGGACTCATGTCCGAATCGCTGCGGTCGTCATCCTTCCCGCGTCGCTAGTGGCCATCGCCTTCTCGCGCGATCTCAACGCAATGCTTCTCGGCGAAGAAGGCGCGCAGAACGTCGGCGTCGATGTCCGCAACGCCAAGCGCTGGCTGCTGGCCCTCGCTTCGCTGATCACCGGAGCGGCGGTCGCCGTGAGCGGAGGCGTGGCTTTCGTGGGATTGATCGTGCCCCATCTGGTGCGCCTGGTTTTGGGGCCGGACCATCGCAGCCTTCTTCCGGCGAGCTTTTTGGCTGGTGCGTCCTTTCTGACCGCGGCGGACCTCCTCTGTAGGATGGCCATTCCTCCCGAGGAATTGAGGTTGGGCGTCGTCACCGCCATGGTCGGCGGACCGTTTTTTCTTTATCTACTGCTCAAAAAGAGAGGAGAGATTGGGTGCTGA
- a CDS encoding ABC transporter substrate-binding protein has product MRTALIVLLATSTVSGFAGTIPASGFPRTIQSGTDPAITLAAPPRRIVSVVLAVDHILSALVDKSRIQAVTQLAEDPYSSHIVEWAKIIPHKLTVNAEQIIACAPDLVFVARYTHAETVKLLQDAGLPILRLENYSSIRDIQANIIRVGEAVGAEEKAQKLVGHMDERLALVEKKIAKAASRPKVIHYIPKGFTSGTGTTLDEVIVRAGGINVAAEAGQTGFRKISMESLIALDPEVILISVYKPGKIDLAAQLYADPALRTIRAIRDHRVYSLPGRDIGAVDQFIVDGVEETARVLHPELFPTP; this is encoded by the coding sequence GTGAGAACGGCGCTTATCGTTTTGCTCGCGACTTCGACGGTTTCGGGGTTCGCCGGGACGATTCCCGCCTCCGGCTTCCCGCGCACGATCCAGAGCGGAACGGACCCAGCGATCACGCTTGCCGCTCCTCCGCGCAGGATCGTCTCCGTGGTCCTGGCTGTCGACCATATCCTCTCGGCTCTCGTGGACAAGAGTCGTATCCAAGCCGTCACACAGCTCGCCGAGGACCCCTATAGCTCTCACATTGTCGAATGGGCGAAAATCATTCCGCACAAATTGACGGTGAATGCCGAGCAGATAATCGCCTGCGCCCCCGACTTAGTTTTCGTGGCGCGCTATACCCATGCCGAGACCGTCAAGCTCCTGCAGGACGCGGGGTTGCCCATTCTGAGGCTGGAGAACTATAGCTCGATCCGAGATATCCAAGCCAATATCATCCGAGTGGGCGAGGCTGTGGGTGCCGAAGAGAAGGCCCAAAAGCTCGTGGGCCACATGGACGAACGCCTGGCCTTAGTCGAAAAAAAGATCGCGAAGGCGGCTTCCCGCCCCAAAGTCATCCACTACATCCCCAAAGGGTTCACGTCCGGCACGGGCACCACGCTCGATGAGGTCATCGTCCGCGCGGGCGGGATCAATGTCGCGGCCGAGGCGGGACAGACGGGGTTCCGGAAGATCTCCATGGAGAGTTTGATCGCGCTGGACCCAGAGGTCATACTCATCAGCGTCTATAAGCCCGGAAAAATAGATTTGGCGGCGCAACTCTACGCCGATCCGGCGCTGCGGACCATCCGCGCGATACGCGATCACCGCGTCTATTCACTGCCGGGACGAGACATCGGCGCCGTCGACCAATTCATCGTTGACGGAGTCGAGGAGACCGCTCGTGTTCTGCACCCTGAGCTGTTCCCAACGCCATGA
- the cobT gene encoding nicotinate-nucleotide--dimethylbenzimidazole phosphoribosyltransferase has protein sequence MTLEEILSQIGPTDAAAAEKAQQRLDRLTKPQGSLGRLEVLARWLASVTGTFPLSIERPVVFTFAADHGVAAEGVSAYPQEVTAQMVLNFLAGGAAINALAKQAGADVVVADFGVAGDLKPAPGLIDVKIARGTANMAQGPAMSREQALRAIIEGARIALAAKENGAGLFALGEMGIGNSTAASALTAALTGASPEEVTGRGTGVDADGLKKKIEVIRRALAFRKLNPADPISILAQVGGFEIAGLVGVVLAGAATRTPVLVDGFIASAAALVACRIAPDAVHYLSASHMSVERGHQRLLRELGLTVLFDFGMRLGEGTGAALAIPILRASCAVYNEMATFDQAGVAEKTTDKEPSHV, from the coding sequence ATGACTCTCGAAGAGATTCTCTCGCAGATAGGACCCACGGACGCCGCCGCGGCCGAAAAGGCTCAGCAGCGGCTCGATCGGCTCACGAAGCCCCAAGGCAGCCTTGGACGGCTTGAGGTACTTGCCCGATGGCTGGCGTCCGTCACCGGGACGTTCCCATTGTCCATCGAGCGCCCGGTCGTCTTCACTTTCGCGGCGGATCACGGCGTCGCGGCGGAGGGGGTGAGCGCCTATCCCCAGGAGGTCACGGCCCAGATGGTTCTGAATTTCCTCGCTGGCGGCGCCGCCATTAACGCCTTGGCGAAGCAGGCCGGAGCCGACGTCGTTGTGGCGGACTTCGGCGTGGCGGGCGATCTGAAGCCGGCGCCCGGCCTTATCGACGTGAAGATCGCCCGCGGCACGGCGAATATGGCCCAAGGCCCCGCCATGAGCCGCGAGCAGGCGCTCCGTGCCATCATCGAGGGCGCGCGAATCGCCTTGGCAGCCAAGGAGAATGGCGCGGGGCTATTCGCCCTCGGCGAGATGGGTATCGGCAACAGCACGGCTGCAAGCGCCCTCACGGCGGCTCTCACCGGGGCTTCACCGGAAGAAGTGACCGGCCGTGGCACGGGCGTGGACGCGGACGGCCTCAAGAAGAAGATCGAAGTGATCCGCCGCGCGCTGGCCTTCCGCAAGCTGAATCCCGCCGATCCGATCTCGATTCTCGCCCAGGTGGGGGGATTTGAGATCGCGGGCCTCGTCGGCGTCGTGCTGGCCGGTGCGGCGACGCGCACGCCGGTGCTCGTCGACGGCTTCATCGCCTCGGCGGCCGCTCTCGTCGCTTGCCGGATCGCGCCCGATGCCGTGCATTACCTGAGCGCTTCTCATATGTCGGTTGAGCGCGGCCATCAGCGCCTGCTGCGAGAGCTTGGGCTGACCGTCCTGTTCGACTTCGGGATGCGACTGGGCGAAGGGACCGGAGCCGCGCTCGCCATACCGATACTGCGCGCGAGCTGCGCCGTCTACAACGAGATGGCGACTTTCGATCAGGCCGGCGTCGCCGAGAAAACGACCGACAAGGAGCCTTCCCATGTATAA